DNA from Chloroflexota bacterium:
GTTGCCAGCGCCCGCTCTCTCCCCGCTGATCCCGCCATGCGCGTGGTTCAGTTTGATGACGTGGCTCAGTTTATGGAAAAAGAAACCCCTGGCGACAGATTGCCAGGGGTCTAAAAGGTATGAAATGCCGATGAACATTTATCCAACCGGCACGAAATATGATTGGCCGATAGGCTCAAAGCTGTGGGTTTCCCGTTGTTCTAATTTCTCGACGATACTCTCAAATTGTGCAATGGTATCTGGCGTAAACAAACGTTCGCCGCAGTGCAGACACACTTCAGCTTTCACCCGCACGATGGCCGTGTTATTGCCACCACGCAAGATTTCTTCGACTGTTTTTTCAATCACTTCACCCCCACATACAGGGCATTTAGGGAAGGGAAGCATTTTACTTTCTCCTTTCACGAAAACCAATCCAACGCTCAGGGTTGGGGCGTTATACCGTGATAAGTACCGCATGTTGAGTTGTCTGGACGATATAGCTTCGATGATTTCAGTGATGTCCATACTCTCATTTTACCCGAATAGGAGCAAGACCTGATGGTTTCCAATCGTAAAATGGTGATATTTGGTCACAGCGTAGATGAAATGGGAACAGAGTGGCCGATTGGTATCCCGCTCAAAGACCTGACCACCCATGCTTTTATGTTTGGCACGACCGGCAGCGGGAAATCCACTGCGCTGAAAAATGTCGCCATTCAATCTTTCGCTTTGGGGGC
Protein-coding regions in this window:
- a CDS encoding YgiT-type zinc finger protein; amino-acid sequence: MLPFPKCPVCGGEVIEKTVEEILRGGNNTAIVRVKAEVCLHCGERLFTPDTIAQFESIVEKLEQRETHSFEPIGQSYFVPVG